A single region of the candidate division KSB1 bacterium genome encodes:
- the secG gene encoding preprotein translocase subunit SecG: protein MYGFFVTLFVLICILQTIVILLQSSKGGGLAGAFGGGSMGAMFGSRGAATFLSKLTAGLATAFMVLALILGLLASSGGGQSQGLVEQERQARGSSPAGILPSVPATGAPSEQQPSTPPAQQPNK from the coding sequence ATGTACGGATTTTTCGTTACACTATTTGTTTTAATTTGCATTTTACAAACCATCGTCATTCTTTTGCAATCGAGCAAGGGTGGCGGTTTGGCCGGCGCATTTGGAGGCGGCAGCATGGGCGCCATGTTCGGCAGCCGCGGTGCCGCAACTTTTTTGAGCAAATTGACCGCGGGCTTGGCGACGGCTTTCATGGTTTTGGCGCTCATTTTGGGATTGCTGGCTTCCAGCGGCGGCGGCCAATCCCAAGGCTTGGTGGAACAAGAACGGCAAGCGCGCGGCTCCTCCCCGGCGGGGATTTTGCCCTCGGTCCCGGCAACCGGGGCGCCGAGCGAGCAACAACCTTCGACGCCGCCGGCGCAACAGCCGAATAAATAA
- the tpiA gene encoding triose-phosphate isomerase: MNKSPRRMFIAGNWKMFTTPAEAAALVKALKVKVINIRKVEVAVCPPFTNLSVVAELLKGTAIKLGAQNLFWEEEGAYTGEISAKMLLGAGCEYVIIGHSERRQYFGETEATVNRRLKCALAAGLLPIVCVGETLEQRQSGATERVVEAQVRGAFAEISAADFAKVVIAYEPVWAIGTGVNATPEQAQEVHAFIRRLLESLYNRELSAACRIQYGGSVKPANAAELMRQPDVDGGLVGGASLQAESFAAIIKAAEDLDKN, translated from the coding sequence ATGAATAAATCCCCGCGCCGGATGTTCATTGCCGGCAATTGGAAAATGTTTACGACGCCTGCCGAAGCCGCGGCGCTGGTGAAGGCTTTGAAGGTGAAAGTGATCAACATCCGCAAAGTCGAGGTGGCGGTTTGCCCGCCTTTCACTAATCTGTCGGTGGTGGCGGAATTGTTGAAAGGCACGGCGATCAAGCTCGGCGCGCAAAATTTGTTTTGGGAGGAAGAAGGCGCGTACACCGGCGAAATTTCGGCGAAGATGCTGCTCGGCGCGGGTTGCGAATACGTCATCATCGGCCACTCGGAGCGCCGGCAATATTTCGGCGAAACCGAGGCCACCGTCAATCGCCGGCTCAAGTGCGCACTGGCCGCTGGCTTGCTTCCCATCGTGTGCGTCGGCGAAACGCTCGAGCAACGGCAAAGCGGCGCCACCGAGCGCGTCGTCGAAGCGCAAGTGCGCGGCGCTTTTGCGGAAATCTCTGCGGCTGATTTTGCGAAAGTGGTGATCGCCTACGAGCCGGTGTGGGCGATCGGCACGGGCGTCAACGCCACACCGGAGCAGGCGCAGGAGGTGCACGCGTTCATCCGGCGTTTGTTGGAAAGTTTGTATAACCGTGAACTTTCCGCGGCCTGCCGCATTCAATATGGTGGCAGCGTCAAGCCGGCGAATGCGGCAGAATTGATGCGCCAGCCAGATGTTGACGGCGGGCTGGTCGGCGGCGCCAGCTTGCAAGCCGAAAGTTTTGCGGCGATCATCAAAGCCGCGGAAGATTTGGATAAGAATTAA